gatcgattattgatttttataaacgtAACCTCAAACtgaaaactaataattattgtgaatattgAATGTGTAGTTACAGTATTTTTTAAACGAATTTCCttgaagtaaataaattttttcgtaaCAGCGTCGAGTATAGTGAAAAGAGAGAATTTAGTATATGTTTGGAGAGGTCCACTCAATTTTTAGCCATATAAAgtcgaaaaattgatattttccatttttttatattcgatgGGATTTAAgtgcaaaaacaaatatttcaatttgaaaaattatagaaatcataatattaattgttttttacttttattaacaaaaataaagaatttttccttatttctttttatcaagaacaGCTACGTGGTTTATGGACATTCCCTAGTGGAATAGTGGAGGGCTCATAAACCTGTCGTgccaataaaaaactaattatgatataaattattgtaatatttcataagaattttcttcaaaatcatcCCAGTTAACGATTAATGGAAATTTCAGTTTATAATCATCCATATTAAATACAATTCTCGaattttggcaacactgttttgtTTCCTGTACGTGCTCTCGTAATTATATTCCTACCGGTTGTTTGTCTATTTCTTGGCTCGTGCCACAGTCGGTTACCCTTCGTTGAATTTCGACAAAGAAAAACTCTACGCgccataaaatattatttacaattctttAACCTACATAATgactgaataatttttaaaagttatcttaatatacagtatgttttaatttcaaaaacacaGTTATTTcttgttgatttatttattttaaccaATTTCCAGCACCAGCTAAATctggaattaattttatattgaataataatgaatttataatatgTTCTGGGAATGGACTATACCCGGAACCGGAAGTTGATTTTTACATATTACAGGGGTGAGTGTTATTAGACCTTgaagtaatattgaaaaaaaactgtcataacCAATCATATCAGTTTCTTCAgggtttaatttgaataaaatgttcaaaataattattttttattgaaggaatggaacaaaaattgacataaacgaagatcaaaatattgaagtaGATGAAGATggttattataatataaatgcTACCCACGATATAACTGAATATAATCATTCTTCTACAGGATCTATAACATTTATTTGCAATATCAGTATACCAGGGACGGATTACTTTTTATTCAAGGAAATCGTCAATATTGGTAGTAAGTATATAAACCCGAAACAAAATACACAATTACGTACATtccaaattaaaacaaaaaaaacataatttcaaatatcgATTCTGTTTGATTTGATTACATAATCGATTCTATAATTTCCGATTTTAGGATAGAATCGATTTCGCTCATAAAATGGATGCAACTGGAATCGATTATTGAATTGATTGTGCTGCAATCGATTTTAGTGTAATTGATTATAGAATGGATTCTTATAGATTTGATTCTATTTCATAATCAATTCTCAAAAATTCGATTAATTAATCGATTCTATTGAATTTGATTCAAGGATGAAATTGAATTCGATTATAGACTCGATTTTATCGTATACGCTTAAAGAATCGATTCTACTGTAAtcgaattattaaatttatcctACTATAATCGATCATATAATTGAAACTGATCCAATCGTTTATTgaatagattttaataaaatcgataaCTGAATCGATTCTGCTGTAATCGATTATAGAATCGATTCTACTGATCCCGTTTATAAACTGGATTCAATGGTTTCATCGGTGGAATCGATTGTAAAATCGATTCCACCATAATCGAttataaaatcgatttgatCGATTAGTTCTTTTACTATCTCTTTTTTTAATCAATGTTCCTTGTCATTATCCGTATATACAGACAGTTGCAAAAGCGTTTACAAATGATTCATCATAACTAACGTCATATTGGAAATAATTCATTAGCATCTTTAATTTGATGAACGTTTCTGCAATTTCTTCTTCACGTCgacattataattattttctaaaaataacatAGGCAACACTGTACACAGTAATACACTCACTTAAACATCAGAGTTCtttaatgttttcaatattttgaagatgATCATGATCAAACACTGACAAATGTCACGATTGAAGAAGATTTAAATATAACTTTGACAAGGAATGATACCTCAGCGGAAATTATCAGCGATACTCACcgaggtatataaaaaaaatcctttatTTAGTTGTTTTGTCTTTTGCTTTGTTCATTTTAACAGATCCCTCACAGATGGGCgctttttatatacataaattttcagATACCCCCGGTAGAAATATCAGAATATAGCCATTATCATCACGTTTTCGTTAACGatgatgaaataatgaaaaaaaattcctcataTTCAgtgtttaattatatttcatgcCAAAATACACAAAAGTaataagaaaatacaaaatacaacgataataagaatatttatataactagaatttattttaatttagcGACCTGGCAACGCAGCAAACAGTGATACCAATTATTTTAACGAATTCTCTTCTTCATAGAATACGAGTTTAATAGACGTCCCGAATGTTATGATTagttagaataaaatataatttttggagtattattcaaatagaaaataatattctcATTAATGATCCGTGAAAAAAAAGAACGGTAAATaacaatgaattaataaaattatcataataatcattaaattattttcattttctgttaATTCAACAATGTTGAATGTTCGTGAATATTCGTCTACGTCACGATGTGTACCTTATTGTTAATATGTACAGGTCCGGCATAgcctttgaaatattttttatcgaactATAAAAGCGTTCATTTTTGTATATGTATTTGAATTTAATCACTAGTTGTAGTGGCATGCTTTAATTGTTATTCAGTAGACATATTTCGGTACATTTGTCAATACTTGCATGATATCTtcgtatattttgtaaataataaaggGAAGTTCAGTTACTTAAGAACATCAAGAAAGTGATACAAATGgttttttttcagataattcTGGAATACCCCAATTATCAACGTCGCTACTTGCAatttttataagtattttggttttattatattaattttatatttattataattaactgTTGtgataaaattaccaaaaatcgtgtataaatgtaaataataaaaaaaaattcgagtcttaaaaccaaaaattagtataaacattgtaaatatgtaaaatgctggttattaattgtaatttttgaatctaGTCCCTAAATAaacgtttattttatttatattggtattttttcttcaatatatcccattttttctattattaattatcattattttcgaatattccatatttctcgtatcaacaacaaaatagaaattttttttaatgccGCGAGTTCGGAAATGATAAGTCCGTCCCATCACATAAGAAGCCACCTGAAGTATGTACGAACATTGACAATCAATCAATTCACGTCGTTTAGAAACGATTCTAGCATAGAACGAGTGTTgtggtataaatattttattcgtaaagtatttttttagatgtttaatttgtttatgagtgttgtgttttatttaaaataatttttaattgtaccATTTAAAAGTCACGTTAGTGTAAAAGGAAATTATCCATTGTTACACCGGTGGCGGAAAATTGTAATGATGTAAACTATTCATGAAACTCAAATCCTTTACAAATTCACCGGTGAGTCAAATAAAAAGTATGATAATGTAATTTATCTTTTATAACATTCAGTCGGATCTTCAGAAaactaattcaaaaataaataaattatgttttacaATATGGggtctattttgataaaaagttttttgtctGGTAAATGAGATTTggttcaaaacaaaatttcttgagatgtttcttcttctcttaCAACTACATTTAATAAAAGCAAACTAATCATTTGGCAATCATTTGTTTTACGAGGggcgcaataatttttttggttgagGTCACTACAATATGGAAAGAAgttcataaaataaaacattttatttcaaacaataacaaaaaatacaatataatataaataaaaagaatataaatagaaatatcatttgataatacattttttttgagaattcagtcaatatttttaattggaacTAATCTAAAATAATATTGCACACATCCCCGCGttatttatacagagtgtcataaataatgagaagaacaagaaaaaatagtCACAGATTGAATCGTGGGGGCTTCTAAAAAGAttgcaaacaaaaatataaaaaaatagtgtgAATCGTATTTCACCAcggatttaaataaatagttgtcaaaagaaaattcaatttcttctaaaatttatttgtgattGGCTATATTCTCGTACGTAACTTTAGCGTGATACCCATTATCATCCGCGTAGTATTGGACTTTTTGTCGCCGACCATCCGGTAATAGCACGTGATAACTTCCTTCTGCATTTTTGCCGCTACGTTTTTCTTCGTGTCCAAAATCGCTACCTTCTTTGTCTTTGATTCTGTAACCGAAAGCGTATTTGGATGCGTATtgcaactgaaaaaaatatatacacatTCATTAATTTAAACTAGAAATAATTAGTAATCAAAAcggaaatataataattgaattttgaagactatttttttTGCATATGGCAACATCGCACTATTATGAAGTCTTTCTAGGAATGTTAATTCCCCTACCACTCTTATTTCGTTGAGTTTGAtgattttatgtattttagTTATTAGGATGGTCATGGTGAAGATGTAGGATTTGTTTTCTATGTAGGGGTGGGCTGGGATATTTCTAAGTGAATTTTCTTTGCGTGTTTATGtatgttttcatttcattttcgtATACAGAGTGATGTGACTCATTTTTAAaggtaataaattgaaattttagctatttaaataacaataaacattaaatatttatagaagatgttaaaaaatgttattgtagATAATATCTACATATTGAGTATTGAATGAATTTAGCACACCAACTTTCAAATACAtaaacgaaatttttcaaatgtttaccTACAGTTGTTCAAATATGTTTCACTCTCGCCAATGAAAACATTTCGATAGCatcattaaacatttttcattgttaaaactttcaattattaatagttATAAAGCTGAGTATATTTTTAGTTAAGTATAAATATTGAAAGACTCGATTTCAGTGGTTTAGTGTTGTAATTATTTCGAGACAACAACATTCGAAattaattgtacaaaaaatagttttcttttcggaaaataatcaaattgtgtgatatttgttccaataaaacgttataaaatgaaaaaaaaaacaaataggaATCATAGGTTATAATATTGGTTCAAGgtaaattactttttaaatacATGTAATTTcactatatttaaatatattttttgttaataaatattattattctcgcatttatatgtaattattgtaaaataagtgaaataaaactcagtttttgttttgttttattaaaattacagGCGGAgatgtaaattttgttttagtaaCTTTGTTCTTTGACATAGAGATGACGCTACTTTACTAAACTCAACCTAATAATACTATCTTCGAAATATAGATGGTGCTTCTGTGTAAACTTAACCTTCATATAATAGATATACGTCTTTTGATTATGAATGTTCAATTAAATtcactaaataataataaaaattaatgaaaaaagttatgatgattatttttaaaccTTATTTATCACATCTAATATtctataaatattcattattgaatgatacttttatttaaaaataatcgatgtTTATACGGTTATTTTAtcgataaaatcgattttgtacTTTCTTTGTGAAAGTATCATTCGAGAGATaggtgaaaataatttttatttactactAGGAAAATGCAAAATTCTAAGTACAAAACTTTGGCTTTTAtggtaaaattttgaaaaaaaaagtatagttCAGTTATTTGATTCATgtttctataatatttatttgtaatataattcaattaacaatatggtaaacaaaaaaaaataagtacgTAATTATAACGAGAAGAGAAAGTatacataatttaaaaactaaatttagaCACACACTAAATATTACATTACGTGATCATattcttatatttcattttaataacttttataaCGACTCCGAGATTATTTcctaataaacaaaaagaaaacaataaaaacattcatgtttcaaaaaacataaacaacGTATATAAATGACTTAACCATTATGAAGATGATAAATCTAACACTGATGCGCAACTTAACAATGACAGATATATAGTAATATATTAGCTAAACGAGGATAACAAATAGtatcaatatgaaaatattgattctagGAATAGAGGTGGGaacttaaacttgaaaataacagttttgtttctttgtgttgattcaataTAGGGTTTGTCTtattataatcgattattttgaaatcaagTAACTCCTAACCTACACAAatgttataatttaattttcattttagataAAGCATGTTGCACTTTCCTCTCGATTTCGCGAAACGTAGGATATCTATTCGTATATCGTTTATgattctttcttcttcttttccttcttttattaaaaacggGAGATTTATCGTTATTTATAATAACCACATGTTTACAACCATGATCGTGATTTGGAGACGGTAAATAATGACTCACCAAAGGTTTATAAAACCGTTTAGAAATATCATAATGGAAATGTTCATCAGTATCTTTTCgagaatcaaaaattatatctttGGTCGTATCGGGTATAATATAATCGTTCAAATAATACAGGGAATCgtcgaaattattaaaaacgagtCTCTCTGCTTTGGGCTCATCTAATTTACtagtattttcaatttgtgttttgtttagttttacagttttaataatttcgttAGTTTCGTCATCGTAATATTCGTAATATTCATCGTATTCTtctgtataattatttatatctcgttttactttattattattaatacttaCGTCTTCGTTATCTTCTACAGGGTTATTCTCAAATGTTTCTTGTTGTTTTAATATCACGTGCTGGTAGGCTGTCGATTCGGCTTCTTTTTCGtattgttcttcttctttttgtgcTTTCTTATCGACGTATTCAACTAGagctttatttctatttaaaatcgctttatttttttgatggatttgttgtaaaattactttttcgGCATTTAGTTGAGCTATAGTTTTATGGAGATGATGTGGGGCGTaatgttccatatttttatcTTCGTACTGTTGAGGTTTCACCTGGGGTTGTACTAAAACTTGCTTTGGTGGTTGGTTAATATGATCTGGTGCGTGTTCTGGTTCTATAGAAGGAACCGCGGTGGTTAAAGCAGTTTTATAACTAATTTGTTGTATTGTTTGCGTTGGTGATACTACTTGTGGCGGTATAGGTGTGGAATACACTATTTGGTGATGTACGGGGGTATTTAAAAGAGTAGTATATTCTGATTGCTTCGGTTGTATTAAACTCAAAGCATGTGGGTTATCGTATAAACGTTTTTGTACATTTTCGAATATAGCCCTTTGAGCTTGTTCTATAGCTTTATGTTGGGCAGCTACGTGAGCTTGTGCAGCTTGTTGTGCCCTTTCTAAAGCGTTTTGCACTTGAAATTTGGACGCTTCTTCGAGTTGCTTTTGTATCCTTTGGAAAGTTTCTTTGGTAACCACTTGGTTTGATTCGGGAGTTAGGGGTTGATTAGATATTTGGATATTTGCGTTTTTTTCTGGGATGGAAGTGAGGTCTTTACCGCTGAAGGGCTGCGCTCTTTCAATCACCGGTACGAATGTGTTTTGCTGTAAAAATCTTTGTAAACTTTCCAATTGCATCTGTGGATTTTTTCCTATGAGATCGTTTAAAGAATCTACGTCCTCGTAGGATCTACTTTGGATCTGAACCGCATTTCTTTTagcttttaattttaaaatttgtttaaccACTTTTGGGTCAACGTAAATGACGTGTTTGTCTAGCTCAGACCCGCCATCTTGTCTATCGACGTCTTTAATATCTCTTCCATGTCTAGTTTTAAcgtttaaaacaaattttttatcgtaATTTCTCGGGTTCTCCAACGTTTTCAAGTAGGAATCgtctaaaaattgtttattagaattattttttctaaattgcgTGAGTTTTTCCAAGTTGATTTTCTGTTGCTGCGCGTATCTCTGTTTTAAATAATCTTGTTGTTTAGTCTgatggaaattaaattttgtcgGTTCGGTATGTCGGATTATTCTTACGGAATCTTTGTCGTTTGTATTTTCATCGTTTTCGTCTTCTGTAACTTTAGGATTGTGATTTGGTATAGTATAAATCGAAGCGACGAAAGTTAAAAGTAAAATCACCtgaaaaaacattcaatattataccgaaatcatcaaaataaatatcgTAGTCGTTCAAATTCAACCCGAAATCatcgaaatttgattaaaaagtttgtacagTTAATCAAATTCATTccgaaatcatcaaaaattgattataaatatcgTAATCGTTCAAACTCAACCCGAAATCaccaaaaattgattaaaaacatcGTAGTCGTTTAAATTCAACCcgaaatcatcaaaatttgattaaaaagtttgtacagTCAATCAAATTCATTCcgaaatcattaaaaattgattaaaaatatcgtAATCGTTCAAATTCAACCcgaaatcattaaaatttgattaaaaagttTGTCCAGTCAATCAAATTCATTctgaaatcatcaaaaattgattaaaaatatcgtAGTCGTTTAAATTCAACCcgaaatcatcaaaatttgattaaaaagtttgtacagtcaatcaaattcatttcgaaatcatcaaaaattgattaaaaatatcgtAGTCGTTTAAATTCAACCcgaaatcatcaaaatttgattaaaaagtttgtacagTCAATCAAATTCATTccgaaatcatcaaaaattgattaaaaatatcgtAGTCGTTTAAATTCAACCcgaaatcatcaaaatttgattaaaaagtttgtacagtcaatcaaattcatttcgaaatcatcaaaaattgattaaaaatatcgtAGTCGTTTAAATTCAACCcgaaatcatcaaaatttgattaaaaagtttgtacagtcaatcaaattaattctgaaatcatcaaaaaatgattaaaaatatcgtAATCGTTCAAATTCAACCCGAcataatcaaaatttgattaaaaagtttgtacagtcaattaaattcatttcgaaatcatcaaaaattgattaataatatcGTAGTCGTTTAAATTCAACCcgaaatcatcaaaatttgattaaaaagtttgtacagTCAATCAAATTCATTccgaaatcatcaaaaattgattaaaaatatcgtAGTCGTTTAAATTCAACCcgaaatcatcaaaatttgattaaaaagtttgtacagtcaatcaaattcatttcgaaatcatcaaaaattgattaaaaatatcgtAGTCGTTTAAATTCAACCcgaaatcatcaaaatttgattaaaaagtttgtacagtcaatcaaattcatttcgaaatcatcaaaaattgattaaaaatatcgtAGTCGTTTAAATTCAACCcgaaatcatcaaaatttgattaaaaagtttgtacagtcaatcaaattcatttcgaaatcatcaaaaattgattaaaaatatcgtAGTCGTTTAAATTCAACCcgaaatcatcaaaatttgattaaaaagtttgtacagTCAATCAAATTCATTCCGAAATCaccaaaaattgattaaaaacatcGTAGTCGTTTAAATTCTACCcgaaatcatcaaaatttgattaaaaagtttgtacagTCAATCAAATTCATTCcgaaatcattaaaaattgattaaaaatatcgtAATCGTTCAAATTCAACccgaaataatcaaaatttgattaaaaagtttgtacagtcaatgaaattaattctgaaatcatcaaaaaatgattaaaaatatcgtAATCGTTCATTTTCAACCtgaaatcatcaaaatttgattataaacatCGTAAATCGTACAGTTGATCAAATTCATCCcgaaatcatgaaaatttcattataaatatcataCAGCTGATCAAATTCATCCCGAAATCATCAAGTTTCAATATAACTTCgtttcaaacaaaattaaaaggaaattaGTGATTATTTCCTTCGAATGATCTGTTATTTAAgaaaacctaaataattttgacaatttcatCATTATAAGGTACAATTTGGGAGCGAAAACCgaataaaatagttttctaatCAATAATTTCGTCTTAATTGCGTTTAACCTTTTGTACTGGCctaatattttcatagaaaaaattttacttttaaaagaTCGTGTATAACTAcctttaaaataacaaaaaaaggaCTTAcctttaataatatattaacacAACAAGGATAGTAAATAATTATCGTCAATTCGAAGTATAGAGATGGGAGCTTCTAATTACCAAATTGGTTAGTACGTAATATAAATAGCAACGAAATTATGAATAagtatcaacatttttttaagatcaTTCAACTTGTGATTTAATTAGAAGTGTCAAATACAAAcgcattttatttaatattttgtttcgtttttgGAAGCAACGATATGTATAACTTGTTTGTTGAATGTGACGTCAAAATGAAGGTTAATTTGATCGACtgtaacttttgaaatattagtAGTCCCTAGAGAGGGTAGactagaaaaaatttaagaaaaatatgctTTTTATAACTTGATTTAttctaattgaatattatttttaaatacaatgaaaatttaatttcaaagtgaaataaaattctatgcatttatatttgattatatttaaaaacctACCtctataaatttcataattccaCTATAAACTTTTATAACTAACCAAAAACTTCTACGTCTTCACTAGAACCATTTAGCATTGGCACTGAAGAAATTGAATAGCGGCTTTCATTTCTATACTTCGCCATCTCGATTATGGTTCCTCTTTCTATAACGTATCTTTGTGTTTTAGAGGAAGAGAGAGGATGTGAACTTGTCTCAGACATGTGATTCTTCTAGCCCGCATTTCTCCTTAACACACACTaatttattccaccaaaaatcatattcatatcaaaatttataaataattaaaatttgtattgaaaaataaattgttattggAGAATATTCAGTTAGTTTTCGAAATACCTACCGACATAAACTCTTTAAGAGATCATAATCGTGAAAAATCGTTAgtcatttttcaagttttactTCTTTATACCACAATTTTTTAATGGTGGAATTTCTTTGGCTCTGTCTACAGTTGTGATGAGTCTGAAATTTAATACAAACACGCATTTTacggttttttattatttttatatttgagttgATCTAAATAATTCTGTcactatttttgttaattttgtaacTATTCAACAAGAATTGATAATATAGAAATTTCATCTTAtggataattattaatttaatgccatatctaataaattattttattttaatattctccCACgaactttctattttttcaaatttaataatcgtgattcaaatatatgcaaataGATGCACTTGTCCCGATGTCAAGGCCACTTTTATTCATTCgtacattacaaaaaaaaacgaaattatttaATGAACGAGGATTTACATAAAACATCTGGTTCATATAGAAGAATTTTACGAATCGTTTCCTTTTAAAACTTttacttttaaacaaaaattctcCTTTCcaaagaaatgaatatttagaaaggataaaatagaatattggTAGATAtcaaacaattaattaaaaataatgtttcgaTGGGTTATTTGTAATGAATCATTATTGACGATTATAACTTGCTAACTAGCAACGTTGCCAAATAGTTAATTCAGTATtctcatgttttattttttatttcattgttatttttgaaagtaacatgtttacatatcaatcgaatttgaatttgaaagtaaattagcgttaagaaaaattaatattaaatttttttttaaaactatctTTTTCCcacttattattattacaaaaacaatGAACAATTAACATGAAAGTACACTAGATACACACTActttttattccattatttcatacactaaaaaaaataattacgtgTTACAAAATTACGTAACGTTAAAgtcattaatttaatatttttactacaACCTAATTGAGAGTATTCGCTCTACTGAATTGAAGATTTATTCATTACCAGCatcttcaatataatttttaataatcaatcGTTGTAACGTAATATCTCTAACCAGTGTTgccaattttattttccataaatccAACAAGCATCGTAAAATATTTATACGTAGAGCAAATTTTCGACGAAAAAATTGACAGAtacttaatttttcaattattatcacTTGAAGAAGACTGTATACCTTAGTATACGACtgaaaaataagtaaaaatcgTCTCTAAGACATACGCCCAATATCAACAACTAATTTCAAGAGTGTTTCTtctatatgaacaaaaaattccATACTTGGAtttgatgaaacaaaattaaatttttcttttgtttagaAACGCATGCGcttaaaaaagatattaaacGCGGGTTAATTTATgcaaataacttgaaaaattaattttttgaatgataTATAACGGGCCCAGTCCGAACCTGTTCTCACTAAAGTAAAGTATACTACAATACCAATGTAATGTTGGTTGCCGAACTATTAGACCCTTAGACCTTACAGTTATATGTGGCTAAACAACTAAAATAACCATACGCAAAACgatcttgaaaaattttcgatgCAATGCTATAGTGTTAATTAGATTATGAAAAGTTTCTCACATTTTTAAACTGTTGACAACGCTGTACGATATACAGAGTACAAGTAACATCTGCCCGTAGAACTTTCTCGCGTAGTAGAAGTGAATTTAGGCTGATATCTATAGAAAACGAAatgtaaatgtttttaatattaccAAGTAAGGACAAAATTGTCATTCCTAACCTAGACCTGAAACAATTTGCAatagaaaatgttataaatccCAGAATCGCAGTTTTAAATTTAatcgaatataatttttagtaattccagataatatttttctcaaataatacTTCATATGagtacattttgttttataatagtGTAACTTGAAGAACAGCCCTTGTATATATCAGTCCTTTGTTcgttgaacaaattttttttgatccATTTTGTGCGAATAAAAAGTGtaaattttcttattcatcAAAAGTATTTGCCTTCTGATTATtcactataattttttaatcacaataaataattataacaaagaattttaatacaaattatacaATTTACATACCCAAAATAAAAACTAGTAAATTTGAGTAACcctgtaaaaattaattcatatattcTTACCTGGTGGCTCTCCGATCAACATAATTGTATTATTACAGTAAACAACtctcatatttcatattttatctaTGGGTGCAGTGACGAACGCATAGCTTACGTCAATGTTGCCAGGTTTTTCGAAACAGTAAGTTATTAGGGAAATTTCGAATCTGTTATTTTCAATGACTTTTGTTGGGTATTTGAggtttaaaatatgttttagagAACAAA
The window above is part of the Diorhabda sublineata isolate icDioSubl1.1 chromosome 3, icDioSubl1.1, whole genome shotgun sequence genome. Proteins encoded here:
- the LOC130441438 gene encoding uncharacterized protein LOC130441438 isoform X1; this encodes MEKLHCCMWLFVFFSFAYSKIIINELSVPKSIPLNGTIEIIDLDCKFQTVNESGIEVKWFFNGEYEQIYQWVPGYNDSRTAMGILKDRLDPKFKVTNNSDTEYRGFRITDIVRELTGNYTCKISGETDEASKTKQMVIYSPAKSGINFILNNNEFIICSGNGLYPEPEVDFYILQGNGTKIDINEDQNIEVDEDGYYNINATHDITEYNHSSTGSITFICNISIPGTDYFLFKEIVNIGNDHDQTLTNVTIEEDLNITLTRNDTSAEIISDTHRDNSGIPQLSTSLLAIFISILVLLY
- the LOC130441740 gene encoding transcription factor SPT20 homolog, which encodes MRVCIKFQTHHNCRQSQRNSTIKKLWYKEVILLLTFVASIYTIPNHNPKVTEDENDENTNDKDSVRIIRHTEPTKFNFHQTKQQDYLKQRYAQQQKINLEKLTQFRKNNSNKQFLDDSYLKTLENPRNYDKKFVLNVKTRHGRDIKDVDRQDGGSELDKHVIYVDPKVVKQILKLKAKRNAVQIQSRSYEDVDSLNDLIGKNPQMQLESLQRFLQQNTFVPVIERAQPFSGKDLTSIPEKNANIQISNQPLTPESNQVVTKETFQRIQKQLEEASKFQVQNALERAQQAAQAHVAAQHKAIEQAQRAIFENVQKRLYDNPHALSLIQPKQSEYTTLLNTPVHHQIVYSTPIPPQVVSPTQTIQQISYKTALTTAVPSIEPEHAPDHINQPPKQVLVQPQVKPQQYEDKNMEHYAPHHLHKTIAQLNAEKVILQQIEYVDKKAQKEEEQYEKEAESTAYQHVILKQQETFENNPVEDNEDLQYASKYAFGYRIKDKEGSDFGHEEKRSGKNAEGSYHVLLPDGRRQKVQYYADDNGYHAKVTYENIANHK